In one Pseudomonas sp. R84 genomic region, the following are encoded:
- a CDS encoding lysozyme inhibitor LprI family protein, giving the protein MKSIFLALALLATGVHAAEESDNNPCDAVENDVQTLECSTYSRTTAEDLLKDNYASLTERMQTAYGKNATQLADITAKIKTAQQQWLKTRDADCAVEAFPATAGSKAFTIAQNDCVARMSDERSEFLESIGQE; this is encoded by the coding sequence ATGAAATCGATCTTCCTGGCTTTGGCTTTGCTTGCGACCGGCGTACACGCCGCCGAAGAATCCGACAACAACCCGTGCGACGCCGTCGAAAACGACGTCCAGACCCTGGAATGCTCGACCTACAGCCGCACCACCGCTGAAGACCTGCTCAAGGACAACTACGCCAGCCTGACAGAACGCATGCAGACTGCGTACGGCAAAAACGCCACGCAACTGGCGGACATCACCGCCAAGATCAAGACGGCTCAGCAGCAGTGGCTGAAAACGCGGGACGCTGATTGCGCGGTGGAGGCGTTCCCGGCGACGGCGGGGAGCAAGGCGTTCACGATTGCGCAGAATGATTGCGTGGCGCGGATGAGTGATGAGCGGTCGGAGTTTTTGGAGTCGATTGGGCAGGAGTGA
- a CDS encoding helix-turn-helix transcriptional regulator, with amino-acid sequence MKLPTDIQIINDAEGKPAFVVIPYAQYVAQKMQPDLIPHEVVSRMVDGATPIRAWREYLNLTQEEVAKRMGISQPAFAQQETVAKPRKATREKIASAFGITTNQLEL; translated from the coding sequence ATGAAGTTACCCACAGATATCCAAATCATCAACGACGCCGAGGGCAAACCGGCCTTCGTGGTCATTCCCTATGCGCAATATGTCGCGCAGAAAATGCAGCCCGATCTGATTCCCCATGAAGTGGTCAGTCGGATGGTCGACGGAGCGACACCGATCCGTGCCTGGCGCGAATACCTCAACCTGACTCAGGAAGAAGTCGCTAAACGCATGGGTATTTCGCAACCGGCGTTTGCCCAGCAGGAAACAGTCGCCAAGCCACGCAAGGCCACTCGCGAGAAAATTGCGTCGGCGTTCGGCATCACCACCAATCAGCTTGAGCTGTAA
- a CDS encoding DUF3010 family protein, whose translation MNICGIEIKGSEAIIAVAALDGSTLSHIPLATKKIALEDDDEAANVKLFAAQVASFVRENSVDRIAIKKRSKKGEFAGGPTTFKIEGILQLLDGCEVTLLSPQTINAQAKKHNFELPGTLNKYQHEAYKAACSALLKK comes from the coding sequence ATGAACATCTGCGGCATCGAAATCAAAGGCAGCGAAGCGATCATCGCCGTGGCCGCTCTCGACGGTTCGACCCTGAGCCACATTCCCCTTGCCACCAAGAAGATCGCCCTCGAAGACGATGACGAAGCGGCAAACGTTAAGCTCTTTGCGGCGCAGGTGGCGTCGTTTGTGCGGGAGAATTCGGTTGACCGGATTGCGATCAAGAAACGCAGCAAGAAGGGTGAGTTTGCCGGTGGGCCGACGACGTTCAAGATTGAAGGGATTTTGCAGCTGCTGGATGGGTGTGAGGTGACATTGTTGTCGCCGCAGACGATCAATGCGCAGGCGAAGAAGCATAATTTTGAACTGCCGGGGACGTTGAACAAGTATCAGCATGAGGCTTATAAGGCGGCGTGTTCGGCGCTGCTGAAGAAGTAA
- a CDS encoding GlxA family transcriptional regulator produces the protein MSQDFYFLLMPGFSAIGFISAIEPLRVANRFRGELYRWHVLSADGGAVLASNGMSVNADAALEPLKKGATLLVVAGFEPLKFATPVLEHWLRRLDNDGVTLGAIDTGSFVLAEAGLLEGHRLTLHWEAIDAFKESYPQLSVTQELFEIDRRRITSAGGTASIDLMLDLIAQAHGPQLAIQVSEQFVLGRIRPRKDHQRMEVATRYGINNKKLVQVIGEMEQHSEPPLTTLQLAESIKVTRRQLERLFRLHLNDTPSNFYLRLRLEKARQLLRQTDMSVLEVSIACGFESPSYFTRSYRARFARCPREDRRTAQA, from the coding sequence ATGTCCCAGGATTTCTACTTTTTGCTGATGCCCGGCTTCTCCGCCATTGGCTTTATCTCCGCGATCGAACCGCTGCGCGTGGCCAACCGCTTTCGTGGCGAGTTGTATCGCTGGCACGTGTTGAGCGCTGATGGCGGGGCGGTGCTGGCGAGCAATGGCATGTCGGTCAACGCCGATGCAGCGCTGGAGCCGCTGAAAAAAGGCGCGACGTTATTGGTGGTGGCCGGGTTTGAGCCGCTGAAATTTGCCACGCCGGTGCTGGAACATTGGCTGCGGCGGCTGGATAACGATGGCGTGACGCTGGGCGCCATTGACACGGGCAGCTTTGTCCTTGCCGAAGCCGGGTTGCTTGAGGGCCATCGCCTGACCCTGCACTGGGAAGCGATCGATGCCTTCAAGGAATCTTATCCACAGCTCAGCGTGACCCAGGAATTGTTCGAGATCGACCGTCGACGGATCACCTCGGCGGGTGGCACCGCTTCCATTGATTTAATGCTCGATTTGATCGCTCAGGCCCATGGGCCGCAGCTGGCGATTCAGGTCAGTGAGCAGTTTGTGCTGGGGAGGATTCGCCCGCGCAAAGACCACCAGCGTATGGAAGTTGCTACGCGTTACGGGATCAACAACAAGAAACTGGTGCAGGTGATCGGCGAGATGGAGCAGCACAGCGAACCGCCGCTGACCACGCTGCAATTGGCGGAATCGATCAAGGTCACGCGACGGCAACTGGAGCGCTTGTTTCGGCTGCATCTGAACGACACACCGAGCAATTTCTATCTGCGGCTAAGGCTGGAAAAGGCCCGACAGCTGCTGCGCCAGACTGACATGAGCGTGCTCGAAGTCAGCATCGCCTGCGGCTTCGAATCACCGTCGTATTTCACCCGCAGCTACCGCGCACGCTTCGCCCGCTGCCCGCGCGAAGACCGCCGTACCGCACAGGCCTGA
- a CDS encoding choline ABC transporter substrate-binding protein, protein MKRLISSCVLALSGTAFLSASVMAAEPASCQNVRMGVVNWTDVIATSAMTQVLLDGLGYNTKQTSASQQIIFAGIRDQRLDLFLGYWNPLMTQTITPFVDANQVKVLEAPSLKDARATLAVPTYLADKGLKTFADIARFEKELGGKIYGIEPGSGANTQIKAMITKNQFGLGKFQLVESSEAGMLAAVDRAVRRKEAVVFFGWAPHPMNVNVQMTYLTGSDDALGPNEGMATVWTVTAPKYAEQCPNVGRLLTNLTFTAEDESRMMQPLLDHKDAFESAKQWLKDHPEDKQRWLEGVTTFDGKPAAENLQLTSK, encoded by the coding sequence ATGAAACGACTGATCAGCAGCTGTGTTCTTGCACTCAGCGGTACCGCTTTCTTGAGCGCCAGCGTCATGGCGGCCGAACCCGCCTCGTGCCAGAACGTGCGCATGGGCGTGGTCAACTGGACCGACGTGATCGCCACCAGTGCCATGACCCAGGTCCTGCTCGACGGCCTCGGCTACAACACCAAACAAACCAGTGCGTCCCAGCAAATCATCTTCGCCGGGATCCGCGATCAGCGCCTGGACCTGTTCCTCGGTTACTGGAACCCGCTGATGACCCAGACCATCACCCCGTTCGTCGACGCCAATCAGGTCAAAGTCCTCGAAGCGCCAAGCCTGAAAGATGCCCGTGCGACCCTCGCCGTGCCGACTTATCTGGCCGACAAGGGCCTGAAAACCTTCGCCGACATCGCCAGGTTTGAAAAAGAACTGGGCGGCAAGATCTACGGCATCGAACCGGGCTCGGGCGCCAACACGCAGATCAAGGCAATGATCACCAAGAACCAGTTCGGCCTCGGCAAGTTCCAGCTGGTCGAGTCCAGCGAAGCCGGCATGCTCGCCGCCGTCGACCGCGCCGTGCGCCGCAAGGAAGCCGTGGTGTTCTTCGGTTGGGCGCCGCACCCGATGAACGTCAACGTGCAGATGACTTACCTGACCGGCAGCGACGATGCCCTTGGTCCGAACGAAGGCATGGCCACCGTGTGGACGGTGACCGCGCCGAAATACGCTGAGCAGTGCCCGAACGTTGGCCGTCTGCTGACCAACCTGACGTTCACCGCCGAAGACGAGAGCCGGATGATGCAACCGCTGCTCGACCACAAGGACGCCTTCGAATCGGCCAAGCAATGGCTCAAGGATCACCCCGAAGACAAGCAGCGCTGGCTGGAAGGTGTGACCACGTTCGATGGCAAACCGGCGGCTGAAAATCTTCAGCTGACCAGCAAATAA
- a CDS encoding 3-keto-5-aminohexanoate cleavage protein, producing MNHDVIITCALTGAGDTTAKSPHVPVTPKQIAAAAVEAAKAGATVVHCHVRDPQTGKFSRDVALYREVMERIREADVDIIVNLTAGMGGDLEIGAGEKPMEFGPNTDLVGPLTRLAHVEELLPEICTLDCGTLNFGDGDTIYVSTPAQLRAGAKRITELGVKAELEIFDTGHLWFAKQMIKEGLLDNPLFQLCLGIPWGAPADTTTMKAMVDNLPADAVWAGFGIGRMQMPMAAQAVLLGGNVRVGLEDNLWLDKGVLATNGQLVERASEILSRLGARVLTPAEGRKKMGLTQRG from the coding sequence ATGAACCACGACGTCATCATCACCTGCGCACTCACCGGTGCTGGCGACACGACCGCCAAGAGCCCGCACGTGCCGGTCACCCCGAAACAAATCGCTGCCGCCGCCGTTGAAGCAGCCAAGGCCGGCGCCACCGTTGTGCATTGCCATGTGCGCGATCCGCAGACCGGCAAGTTCAGCCGTGACGTGGCGCTGTACCGCGAAGTGATGGAGCGCATCCGCGAGGCCGACGTCGACATCATCGTCAACCTGACTGCCGGCATGGGCGGCGACCTGGAAATCGGCGCCGGCGAGAAACCGATGGAGTTCGGCCCGAACACCGATCTGGTCGGCCCGTTGACTCGTCTGGCGCACGTTGAAGAGCTGTTGCCGGAAATCTGCACCCTCGATTGCGGCACGCTGAACTTCGGCGATGGCGACACCATTTACGTCTCCACACCGGCGCAACTGCGTGCCGGCGCCAAGCGCATCACCGAGTTGGGCGTGAAGGCCGAGCTGGAGATTTTCGACACCGGTCACCTCTGGTTCGCCAAGCAGATGATCAAGGAAGGTCTGCTCGATAACCCGTTGTTCCAGCTGTGCCTGGGCATCCCGTGGGGCGCGCCGGCGGATACCACCACCATGAAAGCCATGGTCGATAACCTGCCAGCCGACGCGGTATGGGCCGGCTTTGGCATTGGCCGGATGCAGATGCCGATGGCTGCGCAAGCGGTGTTGCTGGGCGGCAACGTACGGGTCGGGCTGGAGGACAACCTGTGGTTGGACAAAGGCGTGCTGGCGACCAACGGCCAATTGGTCGAGCGCGCCAGCGAGATCCTCAGCCGCCTCGGCGCCCGCGTGCTGACCCCGGCTGAGGGCCGCAAGAAAATGGGCCTGACCCAGCGCGGCTGA
- a CDS encoding L-carnitine dehydrogenase, producing the protein MSFITEIKTFAALGSGVIGSGWVARALAYGLDVVAWDPAPGAEAALRKRVANAWGALEKNGLAPGASQDRLRFVATIEECVRDADFIQESAPERLELKLDLHSKISAAAKPNALIGSSTSGLLPSEFYESSTHPERCVVGHPFNPVYLLPLVEVVGGKNTAPQAIQAAMKVYESLGMRPLHVRKEVPGFIADRLLEALWREALHLVNDGVATTGEIDDAIRFGAGLRWSFMGTFLTYTLAGGDAGMRHFMSQFGPALQLPWTYLPAPELTDKLIDDVVDGTSDQLGRHSISALERYRDDCLLAVLEAVKTTKEKHGMAFSE; encoded by the coding sequence ATGAGCTTTATCACCGAAATCAAAACCTTCGCCGCGCTGGGCAGCGGTGTCATCGGTAGTGGCTGGGTGGCCCGTGCCCTCGCCTATGGCCTCGACGTGGTGGCCTGGGATCCGGCGCCCGGCGCCGAAGCAGCACTGCGCAAACGCGTGGCCAATGCCTGGGGGGCGCTGGAGAAAAACGGTCTGGCGCCGGGCGCTTCGCAGGATCGCCTGCGCTTTGTCGCGACTATCGAAGAGTGCGTGCGCGATGCCGATTTCATTCAAGAAAGCGCCCCGGAACGTCTGGAGCTGAAACTTGATCTGCACAGCAAAATCAGCGCCGCAGCCAAGCCCAATGCGTTGATCGGTTCGAGTACGTCGGGCCTGTTGCCGAGCGAGTTTTACGAGAGTTCAACGCACCCGGAACGCTGCGTGGTCGGCCACCCGTTCAACCCGGTTTATCTGCTGCCTTTGGTAGAGGTAGTCGGCGGCAAGAACACCGCGCCGCAAGCCATTCAGGCAGCAATGAAAGTCTACGAATCCCTCGGCATGCGCCCGTTGCATGTGCGCAAGGAGGTGCCGGGGTTTATTGCCGACCGCTTGCTCGAAGCGCTATGGCGTGAAGCGCTGCACCTGGTCAACGACGGTGTCGCCACCACTGGCGAAATCGACGATGCGATCCGCTTTGGCGCCGGTCTACGCTGGTCGTTCATGGGCACATTCCTGACCTACACCCTGGCCGGTGGTGATGCGGGAATGCGCCACTTCATGTCGCAATTCGGCCCGGCGTTGCAGTTGCCGTGGACCTATCTGCCGGCGCCGGAGCTGACTGACAAGTTGATCGATGACGTGGTCGATGGCACCAGCGATCAGCTCGGCCGTCACAGTATTTCGGCGCTGGAGCGCTATCGTGATGATTGTTTGCTGGCTGTGCTGGAGGCGGTGAAGACCACCAAGGAGAAGCATGGGATGGCGTTCAGCGAGTGA
- a CDS encoding thioesterase family protein, with product MPNLTTYQTRIIPDWVDYNSHLRDAFYLLIFSYATDALMDRLGMDSNNREASGHSLFTLELHLNYLHEVKLDTEVEVRTQIIGHDSKRLHLYHSLHKVGEDQELAGNEQMLLHVDLAGPRSAPFSADTLSRLQSIVAEQKDLPAPAYIGRVIALPPAR from the coding sequence ATGCCCAACCTCACCACCTACCAAACCAGAATCATCCCCGACTGGGTCGACTACAACAGTCACCTGCGCGACGCCTTTTACCTGCTGATTTTCAGCTACGCCACCGACGCCCTGATGGATCGCCTCGGCATGGACAGCAACAACCGCGAAGCCAGCGGCCATTCACTGTTCACCCTCGAATTGCACCTCAATTACCTGCACGAAGTGAAGCTCGACACCGAAGTCGAAGTACGCACGCAAATCATTGGCCACGACAGCAAACGCCTGCACCTCTATCACAGCCTGCACAAGGTCGGTGAGGATCAGGAACTGGCCGGCAATGAACAAATGCTCTTGCACGTCGACCTCGCCGGCCCGCGCTCGGCGCCGTTCAGCGCGGACACCCTGAGCCGCCTGCAAAGCATCGTCGCCGAGCAGAAAGACTTGCCTGCTCCCGCTTACATCGGCCGCGTCATCGCGCTGCCGCCTGCAAGGTAA